Proteins encoded by one window of Vibrio algicola:
- the oppB gene encoding oligopeptide ABC transporter permease OppB, which produces MFKFILKRLIEAIPTLLVLITVSFFLMRFAPGNPFSSERPLPPEVMANINAKYGLDQPVLTQYTTYLTNILQGDFGPSFKYQDYTVNELVYAALPVSAKVGFFAFIFTVILGVGVGTIAALKQNTWVDYTIMSTAMLGVVMPSFVLAPVLIYIFSINLGWFPAGGWQGGGFFYMFLPMVGMSLLYVATFARITRGSMIETLNSNFIRTARAKGLSYRYIVFKHALKPALLPVVSYMGPAFVGIITGSVVIETIFGLPGIGKLFVNAAFNRDYSLVMGITILIGFLFILFNAVVDVLLAYIDPKIRY; this is translated from the coding sequence ATGTTTAAATTCATTTTGAAAAGGCTGATAGAGGCAATACCCACATTGCTGGTATTGATCACTGTGTCTTTCTTTCTAATGCGTTTTGCCCCAGGTAACCCGTTTTCAAGTGAACGCCCGTTACCACCGGAAGTGATGGCAAACATTAACGCAAAATACGGTTTAGATCAGCCGGTACTCACCCAATACACCACCTATTTAACCAATATCCTACAAGGGGATTTTGGGCCATCTTTTAAGTACCAAGACTACACCGTGAATGAATTAGTTTACGCAGCGCTACCTGTTTCTGCCAAAGTGGGTTTCTTTGCCTTCATCTTCACTGTGATATTGGGGGTCGGGGTCGGAACCATTGCCGCTTTGAAGCAAAATACCTGGGTCGATTACACGATAATGTCCACCGCGATGCTCGGGGTGGTGATGCCTTCCTTTGTTCTTGCCCCTGTCTTGATCTATATCTTCTCGATAAATTTAGGTTGGTTCCCCGCTGGTGGCTGGCAAGGGGGGGGCTTCTTCTACATGTTCTTACCTATGGTCGGGATGTCGCTGCTTTATGTTGCCACTTTTGCCCGTATTACGCGTGGCAGCATGATTGAAACCCTTAACAGTAACTTTATTCGAACCGCTCGTGCTAAAGGGTTGAGCTATCGTTATATTGTTTTTAAACATGCACTTAAACCTGCGTTGTTACCTGTTGTGTCCTATATGGGGCCAGCATTTGTTGGCATTATTACCGGATCGGTAGTGATCGAAACTATTTTTGGCCTGCCAGGTATTGGTAAGTTATTTGTCAACGCAGCGTTTAACCGTGATTACTCGTTAGTGATGGGAATTACCATTTTGATTGGTTTCTTATTCATTCTCTTCAATGCCGTAGTCGATGTGCTTCTGGCGTATATTGATCCGAAAATTCGTTACTAA
- a CDS encoding polysaccharide lyase family 7 protein: MKHIYLKTLLASSVLLAVGCTSTATLTPAQQLAQDQSTAQGFTGEAVLTPVAVSASSHDGNGPDRLIDNDIQTRWSANGDGEWAMIDYGSAHEFNAVRAAFSKGNERQSKFDILVSTDGKTWTPVLENQMSSGGVIGLERFAFAPVTARYIKYVGHGNTGNDWNSVTELAAVNCGVNACPTNQIITPDVIAAETSLIAQMKADAAAQKDARKNLRKGDFGAVAVYPCLTTVKCGRGELPTPTGLPATPKAGNAPSQNFDMTSWYLSQPFDHDKNNRPDDVSEWDLANGYSHPDVFYTAADGGLVFKTFVKGVRTSPNTQYARTELREMLRKGDKSIPTKGVNKNNWVFSSAPVADQKAAGGVDGVLNATLKIDHATTTGEAGQVGRFIIGQIHDQDDEPIRLYYRKLPNQPTGTVYFAHENTLKGTETFYDLVGGMTGEIGDKGIALGEKFSYQIAVKGNTMTVTVMRPGKPDVKQVVDMSESGYDVGGKYMYFKAGVYNQNISGDPDDYAQATFYKLDKSHSTYTGK, translated from the coding sequence ATGAAGCATATTTATCTTAAAACCTTGCTAGCATCTTCAGTATTGCTAGCGGTCGGTTGTACATCAACAGCAACGCTTACTCCTGCTCAGCAACTTGCACAAGATCAGTCAACGGCGCAAGGTTTCACGGGTGAAGCGGTATTAACTCCGGTTGCTGTTTCAGCAAGCAGTCATGATGGTAATGGTCCTGATCGTCTGATAGATAATGATATTCAAACACGCTGGTCTGCTAATGGTGATGGCGAATGGGCGATGATTGATTATGGTTCGGCTCATGAATTTAATGCAGTTCGCGCAGCATTTAGTAAAGGTAATGAGCGTCAAAGTAAGTTTGATATTCTTGTTAGTACCGATGGTAAAACATGGACTCCTGTACTTGAAAATCAAATGAGTTCTGGTGGCGTTATTGGCTTAGAGCGTTTTGCTTTTGCACCGGTTACTGCACGTTACATCAAGTATGTTGGTCATGGTAATACCGGTAATGATTGGAACAGTGTGACAGAGCTTGCGGCAGTAAATTGTGGTGTGAATGCTTGCCCAACTAATCAAATTATTACCCCTGATGTGATTGCTGCTGAGACCTCTCTTATTGCTCAAATGAAAGCAGATGCTGCCGCTCAAAAAGATGCGCGCAAAAATTTACGTAAAGGTGATTTTGGCGCAGTTGCGGTATACCCTTGTTTAACAACTGTTAAATGTGGTCGTGGCGAACTACCAACCCCAACGGGTTTACCAGCAACACCAAAAGCCGGTAATGCACCAAGTCAAAACTTCGATATGACATCTTGGTACCTATCTCAGCCGTTTGACCATGATAAAAATAACCGCCCTGATGATGTGAGTGAATGGGACCTGGCTAACGGTTACTCACACCCTGATGTATTCTACACCGCTGCAGACGGTGGTTTGGTATTCAAAACGTTTGTGAAAGGTGTTCGTACTTCACCAAATACCCAATATGCTCGTACTGAACTACGTGAAATGCTGCGTAAAGGTGATAAATCAATCCCAACGAAAGGGGTTAACAAAAACAACTGGGTATTCAGTTCTGCGCCAGTGGCTGACCAAAAAGCCGCCGGTGGTGTTGATGGTGTACTAAACGCGACACTTAAAATTGACCACGCCACGACAACAGGTGAAGCCGGTCAAGTTGGTCGCTTTATTATTGGTCAAATCCATGATCAAGATGATGAGCCAATTCGACTGTACTACCGTAAATTGCCAAACCAACCAACAGGTACGGTTTACTTCGCACACGAAAACACCTTGAAAGGCACGGAGACATTCTATGACTTAGTGGGTGGCATGACGGGTGAAATCGGTGATAAAGGTATCGCACTTGGCGAGAAATTTAGCTACCAAATCGCGGTTAAAGGTAACACGATGACAGTTACAGTTATGCGCCCTGGTAAGCCGGATGTAAAACAAGTCGTTGATATGAGTGAAAGTGGTTACGATGTGGGTGGTAAGTACATGTACTTTAAAGCCGGTGTTTATAACCAAAATATCTCTGGTGACCCAGATGATTACGCTCAAGCGACTTTCTACAAACTAGATAAGTCTCATAGCACATACACAGGAAAGTAA
- a CDS encoding glycosyl hydrolase family 18 protein — MKRFNLTAVAMSLALASVAANAAPGAPALDMYGSKNLQFSKIDLAMETTSGYNSMVQYHDQAKVDIIFNQYSGVKGDTYNIYFDGEVVATGPINGSKTTASFSYPKGGVYQMVIEACDDTGCTKSKSETLTIADTDGSHLAPLVMHTDPNNKSYNTDKDTVVGTYFVEWGIYDREYTVDNLPADNLTHILYGFIPICGPNESLKSVGGNSFNALQTACQGVPDYNVVIHDPWAAYQKSFTQAGHEYDTPIKGNFAMMMALKQRNPDLKILPSVGGWTLSDPFFSFTDKSKRDIFVASVKDFLTTWKFFDGVDIDWEFPGGGGENANLGDPQKDGPAYVALMQELRAMLDELEVANGKEYELTSAINAGHDKVEDVDYGQAVQYMDYIFAMTYDFYGGWNNVPGHQAGLYCSSALLPGQCDGTGNDAEGKPFKGPAYTLDNGIQLLLAQGVPANKLVAGVAMYGRGWDGVMPNTLTDATNPMTGTGNGKFTGTKAQGVWEAGVIDYKGIKEFMLGADKQGINGYEYGYDESAQAPYVWNRSNGKLLTFDDDRSTIAKGEYARSLGLAGLFSWEIDADNGDILNAMHEGLAGEASNRPPSANAGVDKVVVGPAAVVLDGSGSKDVGGSIASYAWTQTSGPAVTLSNATAAKASFDATEVTEAQTYIFSLTVTDNEGATATDTVVITVNPVDVPVENTAPVAAIVAPTQAQAGDTVVIDASSSTDAEGDALTYTWTLPSGVTGSGASISFVAGEYDADTTLNFSVTVSDGQLSSSASISVVILKTEGSVDPDPTCDNAWDSAAVYTGGDQVTLEGTLYEAKWWTQGQNPSQSGEWGVWKNLGAVTCN; from the coding sequence ATGAAGCGTTTCAATCTAACCGCAGTAGCAATGTCGTTAGCGTTGGCTTCTGTAGCAGCAAATGCCGCTCCAGGTGCCCCCGCTTTAGATATGTATGGTTCGAAGAATTTACAATTTTCTAAAATTGATTTGGCGATGGAAACAACGTCAGGTTACAACAGCATGGTGCAATATCACGACCAAGCTAAAGTCGATATCATCTTTAACCAATACAGTGGCGTTAAAGGTGATACATACAACATTTATTTTGATGGTGAAGTGGTGGCAACAGGCCCAATTAACGGCAGTAAAACCACCGCATCATTTAGTTATCCTAAAGGCGGCGTCTACCAAATGGTGATCGAAGCTTGTGATGATACTGGTTGTACTAAATCAAAATCAGAAACGTTAACCATTGCTGATACTGACGGCTCTCACTTAGCGCCATTGGTGATGCACACCGATCCAAACAATAAAAGCTACAACACTGACAAAGATACCGTGGTCGGTACCTATTTTGTTGAATGGGGTATTTATGATCGTGAATACACCGTTGATAACCTTCCTGCTGATAATTTAACCCATATCCTTTACGGCTTTATTCCAATTTGTGGGCCAAATGAATCGCTAAAATCTGTGGGTGGAAATAGCTTTAATGCGCTACAAACCGCGTGTCAGGGCGTGCCTGATTACAACGTGGTTATCCATGACCCTTGGGCGGCGTATCAAAAAAGCTTTACACAAGCAGGACACGAGTACGACACCCCTATCAAAGGTAACTTTGCAATGATGATGGCGCTTAAACAGCGCAATCCTGATCTGAAAATCCTTCCTTCTGTGGGTGGATGGACACTTTCTGATCCTTTCTTTTCTTTCACCGATAAATCAAAGCGCGATATTTTTGTCGCCTCTGTTAAAGACTTCTTAACCACTTGGAAGTTTTTTGATGGGGTTGATATTGACTGGGAATTCCCAGGTGGTGGTGGTGAGAATGCCAACCTAGGCGATCCGCAAAAAGATGGCCCAGCATACGTTGCTTTAATGCAAGAACTGCGCGCGATGCTGGATGAGCTTGAAGTGGCCAATGGTAAAGAGTATGAGTTAACCTCTGCGATTAATGCCGGTCACGATAAGGTTGAAGATGTGGATTATGGGCAAGCGGTTCAATATATGGATTACATCTTCGCCATGACTTATGACTTCTATGGCGGTTGGAATAACGTTCCGGGTCACCAAGCTGGTTTATATTGCAGCAGCGCACTCCTTCCTGGTCAGTGTGATGGTACTGGCAACGACGCGGAAGGAAAGCCATTTAAAGGCCCTGCTTATACCTTAGATAATGGTATTCAGTTGCTATTAGCTCAAGGTGTTCCAGCCAATAAGTTAGTTGCTGGTGTTGCAATGTATGGTCGTGGTTGGGATGGTGTGATGCCAAACACATTAACCGATGCGACGAATCCAATGACCGGTACGGGTAACGGTAAATTTACTGGCACCAAAGCTCAAGGTGTTTGGGAAGCTGGCGTTATTGATTACAAAGGCATTAAAGAGTTCATGTTAGGCGCCGACAAACAAGGCATCAATGGCTACGAATATGGTTATGATGAAAGCGCACAAGCGCCTTATGTTTGGAATCGTTCAAACGGTAAACTTCTGACCTTTGATGATGACCGCTCAACGATTGCTAAAGGCGAATACGCGCGTAGCTTAGGTTTAGCTGGTTTATTCTCGTGGGAAATTGATGCTGATAATGGTGATATCTTAAATGCAATGCATGAAGGTTTAGCCGGTGAAGCCTCTAACCGTCCACCAAGCGCTAATGCTGGTGTTGATAAAGTGGTGGTTGGCCCTGCGGCGGTAGTACTTGATGGTTCTGGGTCGAAAGATGTCGGTGGCTCAATTGCTTCTTACGCTTGGACACAAACCTCGGGCCCTGCGGTAACCCTGAGTAATGCAACGGCAGCCAAAGCCAGTTTTGATGCTACGGAAGTAACGGAAGCACAAACGTATATCTTCTCTTTAACGGTTACAGATAACGAAGGTGCTACTGCTACCGATACGGTTGTGATCACGGTTAATCCTGTCGATGTTCCGGTTGAAAATACCGCGCCAGTGGCTGCAATTGTTGCTCCAACCCAAGCTCAAGCCGGTGATACGGTTGTGATTGACGCATCAAGCTCTACCGATGCTGAAGGCGATGCTTTAACTTATACTTGGACTCTGCCTTCTGGCGTGACTGGTAGCGGTGCAAGCATTAGCTTTGTCGCGGGTGAATATGATGCTGATACTACTCTAAACTTTAGTGTGACGGTCAGTGATGGTCAGCTGTCTAGCTCTGCATCCATTTCGGTTGTCATTCTAAAAACTGAAGGAAGCGTAGACCCTGATCCAACCTGTGATAATGCTTGGGATAGTGCGGCAGTTTATACCGGCGGAGATCAAGTGACACTAGAGGGCACTCTTTATGAGGCTAAATGGTGGACACAAGGTCAAAATCCTAGCCAATCGGGTGAATGGGGTGTTTGGAAAAACCTAGGTGCAGTAACCTGTAACTAA
- the oppC gene encoding oligopeptide ABC transporter permease OppC has translation MLNKQQNMEAIEKFSENLEIEGRSLWQDARIRFMRNKAAMVSLVILVLITLSVIFLPMFAHFAYDDTDWYSLQAAPSMDHIFGTDSLGRDLYVRTLMGGRISLMVGILGALVAVLIGTLYGAASGFIGGKTDRIMMRILEILYAVPFMFLVIVLVTFFGRNIILIFVAIGAIAWLDMARIVRGQTLSLRNKEFIEAAHVCGVSNWKIITRHIVPNVLGIVAVYSTLLVPSMILTESFLSFLGLGVQEPMTSWGALLQEGAQTMEIAIWQLGFPAAFMVVTLFCFNYVGDGLRDALDPKDR, from the coding sequence ATGTTAAATAAACAACAAAATATGGAAGCGATCGAAAAGTTCTCTGAGAACTTAGAAATTGAAGGTCGCAGTTTATGGCAAGATGCCCGTATCCGTTTTATGCGTAATAAAGCGGCGATGGTGAGTTTAGTCATTCTTGTGTTAATCACACTATCGGTTATTTTTCTGCCGATGTTTGCCCACTTTGCTTACGATGATACCGATTGGTACTCACTGCAAGCCGCACCATCAATGGATCATATATTCGGTACCGACAGTTTAGGGCGAGATTTATATGTTCGTACCTTAATGGGCGGTCGTATTTCTCTTATGGTCGGCATACTGGGCGCATTAGTGGCCGTTTTAATTGGTACTCTTTACGGCGCAGCATCTGGCTTTATTGGCGGAAAAACCGACCGTATCATGATGCGTATTCTTGAGATTTTATACGCGGTACCATTTATGTTCCTTGTGATCGTATTGGTGACCTTCTTTGGTCGTAATATCATTTTAATCTTTGTCGCGATTGGTGCGATTGCCTGGCTGGATATGGCGCGTATTGTGCGTGGTCAAACGTTGAGCTTGCGTAACAAAGAATTTATTGAAGCGGCGCATGTATGTGGGGTAAGTAACTGGAAAATCATTACTCGCCATATCGTGCCAAACGTTTTAGGTATTGTGGCTGTGTATTCCACGCTATTAGTGCCAAGTATGATTTTGACTGAATCATTCTTATCTTTCCTTGGTCTTGGGGTTCAAGAACCAATGACAAGTTGGGGAGCATTACTGCAAGAAGGCGCACAAACCATGGAGATTGCGATTTGGCAACTCGGGTTCCCTGCCGCATTCATGGTAGTAACGTTATTCTGCTTTAACTATGTTGGCGATGGCCTGCGTGACGCACTTGACCCTAAAGACAGATAA
- a CDS encoding ABC transporter substrate-binding protein produces the protein MIKNKITQALLIGAGLTFGAATFPAMAAHVPEGTKLADKQELVKGNGAEVASIDPQKTEGVPESNVIRDLFEGLVVQDGDGNVVPGVAETWETTDNKNFTFHLRKDAKWSNGDPVTADDFVFAFQRAVDPATASPYAWYLEMTTMKNAAKIISGKADKSTLGVKALDANTLEVSLESAVPYFVKMMGHTTVMPVNKKVVEKYGDQWTKAENFVGNGAYVLNKWVLNERMELVRSKTYWDDKDTIINKVTYLPIESQVAEMNRFLSGELQMTDELPNEHFKNLQKEHPEDLKVVGNLCSYYYGFNNQKPPFDDVRVRKALSYTIDRDVMTKILLGQGQKPAYTLTPEIVADFHPALPEYAKWTQKERIAKAKELLKEAGFDKSNPLKFTLLYNTDDNHKKNAVAIASMWKKSLGVTVTLENQEWKTYLDTRRQGDFEVTRAGWCGDYNEASAFLSLMQSNNSSNDPRYHSKEYDAVMAKALASTSDAERADLYAQAETLLARDMPIAPIFQYVKARLVSPLVGGFPENNAEDKIYTKDLYIKAK, from the coding sequence ATGATTAAGAATAAAATCACTCAAGCGCTATTAATTGGTGCTGGGTTAACGTTTGGCGCGGCAACTTTCCCTGCAATGGCTGCCCATGTTCCTGAAGGCACTAAGCTTGCCGATAAGCAAGAATTGGTAAAAGGTAATGGCGCAGAAGTGGCGTCTATTGATCCGCAAAAAACCGAAGGTGTGCCAGAGTCCAACGTTATTCGTGATTTATTTGAAGGTTTAGTGGTTCAAGACGGTGACGGTAATGTCGTTCCTGGCGTGGCCGAAACTTGGGAAACCACAGACAACAAAAACTTTACTTTCCATCTGCGTAAAGACGCAAAATGGTCGAATGGTGATCCCGTCACCGCCGATGATTTTGTGTTTGCTTTCCAGCGTGCCGTTGATCCGGCTACCGCTTCTCCGTATGCATGGTATTTAGAAATGACTACCATGAAAAATGCGGCAAAAATCATTAGTGGCAAAGCAGATAAATCGACATTAGGTGTAAAGGCTCTCGATGCTAATACCCTTGAAGTCTCACTTGAATCAGCGGTACCGTACTTTGTAAAAATGATGGGGCACACTACAGTGATGCCGGTGAATAAGAAAGTCGTCGAAAAGTATGGCGATCAATGGACTAAAGCTGAAAACTTCGTCGGCAACGGCGCTTATGTTCTTAATAAATGGGTATTAAACGAGCGCATGGAATTGGTTCGTAGTAAAACGTATTGGGATGATAAAGACACTATTATCAACAAAGTGACCTATTTACCAATTGAAAGCCAAGTCGCTGAAATGAACCGTTTCCTTTCTGGTGAGCTTCAAATGACTGACGAACTGCCAAATGAGCATTTCAAAAACCTGCAAAAAGAACATCCAGAAGATCTAAAAGTCGTCGGTAACTTATGTTCTTACTACTACGGTTTTAATAACCAGAAACCACCGTTTGATGATGTACGAGTGCGTAAAGCACTGTCTTACACCATTGATCGTGATGTGATGACAAAAATTTTACTCGGTCAAGGTCAAAAGCCAGCTTACACATTAACACCTGAAATTGTGGCAGATTTCCACCCAGCATTGCCTGAGTATGCCAAATGGACACAAAAGGAGCGCATTGCTAAAGCCAAAGAATTGCTGAAAGAAGCTGGCTTCGATAAATCAAATCCGCTTAAATTTACCTTGTTATACAACACCGATGATAACCACAAGAAAAATGCCGTTGCAATTGCGTCAATGTGGAAAAAATCATTAGGCGTGACCGTGACACTTGAAAACCAAGAGTGGAAAACCTACTTAGATACGCGTCGTCAAGGCGATTTCGAAGTGACTCGTGCAGGTTGGTGTGGCGATTACAACGAAGCATCGGCTTTCTTGTCATTAATGCAATCTAACAATAGCTCGAATGATCCTCGTTATCACAGCAAAGAATACGATGCGGTGATGGCAAAAGCATTGGCATCGACCAGTGATGCAGAGCGTGCCGATTTGTACGCCCAAGCAGAAACACTGCTCGCGCGTGATATGCCGATCGCGCCAATTTTCCAATATGTGAAAGCACGCTTAGTGTCGCCACTGGTTGGTGGATTCCCTGAAAATAACGCCGAAGATAAGATTTATACCAAAGATCTTTACATTAAAGCGAAGTGA